One Streptomyces sp. P9-A2 DNA window includes the following coding sequences:
- a CDS encoding shikimate dehydrogenase — protein MLKDSYLVGLIGSGIGPSLSPALHEREADRQGLRCLYRLLDLDTIGVPPEGVGELLDAARLLGFDGLNITHPCKRHVVEHLDALDPQAEALGAVNTVVFEDGRAIGHNTDVTGFAASFARGLPDVPLERVVQLGAGGAGAAVAHAVLTLGAGRVTVVDALPERADELAGALNRAFGTDRATAAPLDRLPELLTAADGSGGLVHATPTGMAAHPGLPLSADLLHPGLWVAEVVYRPLETDLLRAAHAAGCATLDGGGMAAFQAADAFRLFTGREPDRARMLAHLTDLTGPVPAPK, from the coding sequence GTGCTCAAGGACTCGTATCTCGTCGGGCTGATCGGCTCCGGCATCGGCCCGTCGCTCAGCCCCGCCCTGCACGAGCGGGAGGCCGACCGGCAGGGCCTGCGCTGTCTGTACCGGCTCCTCGACCTGGACACGATCGGCGTACCGCCCGAGGGAGTGGGCGAGCTGCTGGACGCGGCCCGGCTGCTCGGCTTCGACGGGCTCAACATCACCCACCCGTGCAAGCGGCACGTCGTCGAGCACCTGGACGCGCTCGACCCGCAGGCCGAGGCGCTCGGCGCGGTCAACACCGTCGTCTTCGAGGACGGCCGGGCCATCGGCCACAACACGGACGTCACCGGCTTCGCCGCCTCCTTCGCCCGCGGCCTGCCCGACGTGCCGCTGGAGCGCGTGGTGCAGCTCGGCGCGGGCGGCGCCGGCGCCGCCGTCGCACACGCCGTCCTCACCCTCGGCGCCGGACGGGTCACCGTGGTCGACGCCCTGCCCGAACGGGCCGACGAACTCGCCGGCGCCCTGAACCGCGCCTTCGGCACCGACCGTGCCACCGCCGCACCCCTGGACCGGCTGCCCGAGCTCCTCACCGCCGCCGACGGCAGCGGCGGCCTGGTGCACGCGACCCCCACCGGCATGGCCGCCCACCCGGGCCTGCCCCTGTCCGCGGACCTGCTGCACCCCGGACTGTGGGTCGCCGAAGTCGTCTACCGGCCCCTCGAGACCGACCTGCTGCGCGCCGCCCACGCCGCCGGCTGCGCCACCCTCGACGGCGGCGGCATGGCAGCCTTCCAGGCCGCCGACGCGTTCCGCCTGTTCACCGGCCGGGAACCCGACCGCGCCCGCATGCTCGCCCACCTCACCGACCTCACCGGCCCGGTGCCCGCCCCCAAGTAG
- a CDS encoding bifunctional sugar phosphate isomerase/epimerase/4-hydroxyphenylpyruvate dioxygenase family protein has protein sequence MRTSIATVSLSGTLTEKLTAAARAGFDGVEIFENDLLAGPLTPREIRARCADLGLTVDLYQPMRDIEAVPAELFARNLRRARHKFALMRELGADTVLVCSSVDPEAVDDDALAAAHLRELAHLAQAFGIRVAYEALAWGRHVSTYDHAWRIVEAAGHPALGTCLDSFHILSRGSDPKGIEDIPGEKIFFLQLADAPLPAMDVLQWSRHHRCFPGQGGFDVAGLVRHVLRTGYAGPLSLEVFNDVFRQAEAAPTAVDARRSLLALQEEVGAAEAKPSSAPLTSAPVTVIPVPVVPTGFAFAELVTADAEPLTGLLAALGFARTARHRSKPVDLWQQGEARILVNTGAVVRRDGAQLAAVGLESPDPGGAAARAEALLAPVLPRRRAPEDAPLDAVAAPDGTELFFCAAGRDARHTGWRADFEDVGQPSAAPGVHRIDHLALTQPWHHFDEAVLFHRSVLGLDAEDSVDVADPYGLQRSRAVSNPDGTVRIALTVGAAPTDDTVHAQHIAFATDDVVAAARRFRDAGAPLLPIPANYYDDLDARYEFADGELETYRELGILYDRDEAGGSLRHCYTRTVGRVFFEILQRDGGHRGYGARNAPVRLAAQHAVRTSGALGGG, from the coding sequence GTGCGTACGTCCATCGCCACCGTCTCCCTCAGCGGCACCCTCACCGAGAAGCTCACGGCCGCCGCCCGCGCGGGCTTCGACGGCGTGGAGATCTTCGAGAACGATCTGCTCGCCGGCCCGCTCACCCCGCGGGAGATCCGCGCCCGCTGCGCCGACCTGGGACTCACCGTCGACCTCTATCAACCGATGCGGGACATCGAGGCGGTGCCCGCCGAGCTGTTCGCCCGCAATCTGCGGCGCGCCCGGCACAAGTTCGCCCTGATGCGCGAACTCGGCGCCGACACCGTGCTCGTCTGCTCCAGCGTCGACCCCGAGGCGGTCGACGACGATGCCCTCGCCGCCGCGCACCTGCGTGAACTCGCCCACCTCGCACAGGCCTTCGGCATCCGCGTCGCCTACGAGGCACTGGCCTGGGGGCGGCACGTCAGTACGTACGACCACGCCTGGCGCATCGTCGAGGCGGCAGGGCATCCGGCGCTCGGTACCTGTCTGGACAGCTTCCACATCCTCTCCCGGGGTTCCGACCCCAAGGGCATCGAGGACATCCCCGGCGAGAAGATCTTCTTCCTCCAGCTGGCCGACGCCCCGCTGCCCGCGATGGATGTGCTCCAGTGGAGCCGCCACCACCGCTGCTTCCCCGGACAGGGCGGCTTCGACGTCGCCGGTCTCGTCCGGCACGTTCTGCGCACCGGCTACGCGGGGCCCCTGTCCCTCGAGGTGTTCAACGACGTGTTCCGGCAGGCCGAGGCGGCCCCGACCGCCGTCGACGCCCGCCGCTCCCTGCTCGCGCTGCAGGAGGAGGTGGGGGCGGCGGAAGCGAAGCCGTCATCCGCCCCGCTCACGTCCGCTCCGGTCACGGTCATCCCCGTCCCCGTCGTCCCCACCGGCTTCGCCTTCGCCGAACTCGTCACGGCCGACGCCGAACCTCTCACCGGTCTCCTTGCCGCCCTGGGCTTCGCCCGTACCGCCCGCCACCGCAGCAAGCCCGTCGACCTCTGGCAGCAGGGCGAGGCGCGGATCCTCGTCAACACGGGAGCCGTCGTACGCCGTGACGGGGCCCAACTCGCCGCCGTGGGCCTGGAGTCACCCGACCCCGGCGGTGCCGCCGCCCGCGCGGAGGCCCTGCTGGCGCCCGTGCTGCCCCGCCGCCGTGCTCCCGAGGACGCCCCGCTGGACGCGGTCGCCGCCCCCGACGGCACCGAACTGTTCTTCTGCGCCGCCGGCCGCGACGCCCGCCACACCGGCTGGCGGGCCGACTTCGAAGACGTCGGACAGCCCTCGGCCGCTCCCGGCGTCCACCGCATCGACCATCTCGCGCTCACCCAGCCCTGGCACCACTTCGACGAGGCGGTCCTCTTCCACCGCAGCGTGCTCGGCCTGGACGCCGAGGACAGCGTCGACGTCGCCGATCCCTACGGCCTGCAGCGCAGCCGCGCGGTCAGCAACCCCGACGGCACCGTCCGGATCGCCCTCACCGTCGGCGCCGCACCCACCGACGACACCGTGCACGCCCAGCACATCGCGTTCGCCACCGACGACGTGGTCGCCGCCGCCCGCCGGTTCCGCGACGCCGGTGCCCCGCTGCTGCCGATCCCGGCGAACTACTACGACGACCTCGACGCCCGTTACGAGTTCGCCGACGGCGAGCTGGAGACGTACCGCGAACTCGGCATCCTCTACGATCGCGACGAGGCCGGGGGCAGCCTGCGGCACTGTTACACCCGCACCGTCGGGCGGGTGTTCTTCGAAATCCTCCAGCGTGACGGCGGTCACCGCGGCTACGGCGCCCGCAACGCGCCGGTACGACTCGCCGCCCAGCACGCCGTACGGACCTCGGGCGCCCTCGGCGGCGGCTGA
- a CDS encoding MFS transporter has translation MSVPNPPRDSSPPGQPAGQPPGQPKKAATAAWIGSALEYYDFFIYGSAAALIFPEVFFDDSDPATATLLSLATFGVAYAARPVGALFLGHYGDRVGRKKIMVFTLMLMGLSTFLIGCLPTRDQVGTLAPVLLVLCRILQGISAAGEQASANSMTLEHAPSHRRGFFTSFTLSGTQGGQLLATLVFIPVAAMPEEQLLSWGWRVPFWMSVAVAVVGYVIRRKLDETPAFEQQTATEGVVKLPLVVLLREHWADVLRVVAGALVASVSTIFTVWALAYATSDSVGMSRTSMLWVAALANVAALAAIPLWAMLSDRIGRRPVYLVGAAGSAVAMFAYLWAISTGNFALTMLLGIITFGVVYSAANGVWPSFYGEMFPTRVRLSGMAIGTQIGFAVAGFAVTFAAQIAGPDGDDWTAVALFTAALCVPPVIAALSARETHRVPTELLGERANDDGAARPEKVTA, from the coding sequence GTGTCCGTCCCCAACCCGCCTCGCGACTCCTCTCCGCCCGGACAGCCCGCAGGGCAGCCGCCCGGACAGCCGAAGAAGGCGGCGACCGCCGCCTGGATCGGCAGCGCCCTGGAGTACTACGACTTCTTCATCTACGGCAGCGCGGCGGCGCTGATCTTCCCGGAGGTCTTCTTCGACGACTCCGACCCCGCCACCGCCACTCTGCTGTCCCTGGCGACGTTCGGTGTCGCGTACGCGGCCCGGCCCGTCGGCGCGCTGTTCCTCGGCCACTACGGGGACCGGGTCGGCCGGAAGAAGATCATGGTCTTCACCCTGATGCTGATGGGTCTGTCGACGTTCCTCATCGGCTGTCTGCCCACCCGCGACCAGGTCGGCACCCTCGCGCCGGTCCTGCTGGTGCTGTGCCGCATCCTGCAGGGCATCTCGGCGGCGGGCGAGCAGGCCAGCGCGAACTCGATGACCCTGGAACACGCGCCGTCCCACCGGCGCGGCTTCTTCACCAGTTTCACCCTGAGCGGCACGCAGGGCGGTCAGCTGCTCGCCACGCTGGTCTTCATCCCGGTGGCCGCGATGCCCGAGGAGCAGTTGCTCTCCTGGGGCTGGCGGGTGCCGTTCTGGATGAGCGTCGCGGTCGCCGTCGTCGGATACGTGATCCGCCGCAAGCTCGACGAGACGCCGGCCTTCGAGCAGCAGACCGCGACCGAGGGTGTCGTGAAGCTGCCGCTGGTGGTGCTGCTGCGCGAGCACTGGGCGGACGTCCTGCGGGTGGTCGCGGGGGCGCTGGTCGCCTCGGTCAGCACGATCTTCACGGTGTGGGCGCTGGCGTACGCGACCAGTGACTCGGTGGGCATGTCCCGCACGTCGATGCTGTGGGTGGCCGCGCTGGCGAACGTCGCCGCGCTCGCCGCGATCCCGCTGTGGGCCATGCTCTCCGACCGGATCGGCCGCCGGCCGGTCTACCTGGTCGGCGCCGCCGGCAGCGCGGTGGCGATGTTCGCCTACCTGTGGGCCATCTCCACCGGCAATTTCGCGCTGACGATGCTGCTGGGCATCATCACCTTCGGTGTCGTCTACAGCGCCGCGAACGGTGTGTGGCCCTCCTTCTACGGCGAGATGTTCCCGACCCGGGTGCGGCTCTCGGGCATGGCGATCGGCACCCAGATCGGGTTCGCGGTGGCCGGTTTCGCGGTCACCTTCGCCGCGCAGATCGCCGGCCCGGACGGCGACGACTGGACGGCGGTGGCGCTGTTCACGGCCGCCCTGTGCGTGCCGCCGGTGATCGCGGCGCTCTCCGCCCGCGAAACGCACCGCGTCCCGACCGAACTGCTCGGCGAGCGGGCGAACGACGACGGGGCTGCCCGTCCGGAGAAAGTGACGGCCTGA
- a CDS encoding histidine phosphatase family protein, translating to MGDLLLARHGETEWSRSGRHTGRSDLSLTRDGEAQARALAPLLEGRSFALVLTSPLARARRTAELAGLADVLPEPDLREWDYGDYEGVTTADIHRTRPGWNLWTDGVPPGPEFPGESPGQVGERADRVLSKVAGALGAGDVLLVAHGHLLRVLTARRLGLPPADGRLFRLETGTLSRLSLEHGSPVIAEWNTRPSATA from the coding sequence GTGGGCGATCTGCTGCTCGCCCGGCACGGGGAGACGGAGTGGAGCAGGTCCGGGCGGCACACCGGCCGCAGCGACCTGTCCCTGACACGGGACGGCGAGGCGCAGGCCAGGGCGCTGGCCCCGCTGCTCGAAGGCCGTTCCTTCGCCCTCGTCCTCACCAGCCCGTTGGCCCGCGCCCGGCGCACCGCCGAACTGGCGGGTCTCGCGGACGTGTTGCCGGAACCGGACCTGCGGGAGTGGGACTACGGCGACTACGAGGGCGTCACCACCGCCGACATCCACCGCACCCGGCCCGGCTGGAACCTGTGGACCGACGGGGTGCCGCCCGGTCCCGAGTTTCCCGGCGAGTCCCCCGGGCAGGTCGGCGAGCGGGCCGACCGGGTGCTGTCCAAGGTCGCCGGGGCGCTCGGGGCGGGCGATGTGCTGCTCGTGGCCCACGGCCATCTGCTGCGGGTCCTGACGGCACGCCGGCTGGGTCTGCCGCCCGCGGACGGACGGCTGTTCCGGCTGGAGACGGGCACGCTGAGCCGGCTGTCGCTGGAGCACGGCAGTCCGGTGATCGCGGAGTGGAACACCCGGCCCTCGGCGACGGCTTGA
- a CDS encoding TetR/AcrR family transcriptional regulator, which translates to MTSAEEPARPRERERVRDAARTRTEILDVATREFARAGYDGARVDEIAARTRTTKRMIYYYFGGKEQLFTAVLERAYGVIREAEQELDVDHLDPVAAIRRLAEVTFDHHERHPDFIRLVSIENIHDAQHIAASGKLGRMGSPALDVIRRILAAGQSSGLFTADVDAVDLHAMISAFCFFRVSNRHTFGALFGRDLVDADRREHYRAMLGDMVIAYLTAERATD; encoded by the coding sequence ATGACCAGCGCCGAAGAACCGGCACGGCCCCGCGAGCGCGAGCGTGTCCGTGACGCCGCCCGCACCAGGACCGAGATCCTCGACGTGGCGACCCGGGAATTCGCGCGGGCCGGCTACGACGGCGCCCGCGTCGACGAGATCGCCGCCCGCACCCGCACCACCAAGCGGATGATCTACTACTACTTCGGCGGCAAGGAGCAACTGTTCACGGCCGTGCTGGAGCGCGCGTACGGCGTGATCCGGGAGGCCGAGCAGGAGCTGGACGTCGACCATCTGGACCCGGTGGCGGCCATCCGGCGCCTCGCCGAGGTGACCTTCGACCACCATGAGCGGCACCCGGACTTCATCCGCCTGGTGAGCATCGAGAACATCCATGACGCGCAGCACATCGCGGCCTCCGGGAAGCTCGGCCGGATGGGCTCGCCCGCGCTCGACGTGATCCGCCGGATCCTGGCCGCCGGGCAGAGCTCGGGCCTGTTCACTGCCGATGTGGACGCCGTCGACCTGCACGCGATGATCAGCGCGTTCTGCTTCTTCCGGGTGTCCAACCGGCACACCTTCGGCGCGCTGTTCGGCCGCGACCTGGTCGACGCGGACCGGCGCGAGCACTACCGGGCGATGCTGGGCGACATGGTGATCGCGTACCTGACGGCGGAGCGGGCGACGGACTGA
- the opcA gene encoding glucose-6-phosphate dehydrogenase assembly protein OpcA — protein sequence MKIDLTDTTASDVNKALVRGRRAIGTPAVGMVLTMVIVTDEENAYDSIRAAEEASHEHPSRMLVVIKRHARTPRERTRPRLNAEVRVGSETGTGETVVLRTYGEVSDHADSVVLPLLLPDAPVVVWWPVNAPEHPSKDPLGALAQRRITDLYTVENPLEVLSARERTYAPGDTDLAWTRLTPWRSMLAAALDQARLTVTSAAVESEADNPSAELLARWLKARLNVPVERVETAGPVVTGVRLGTVDGEIVIDRPEGPMATLSLPGQPSRRLALKVRPLSELIAEELRRLDADEMYAVALRGETAEEATVPA from the coding sequence ATGAAGATCGATCTGACCGACACCACGGCAAGTGATGTCAACAAGGCTCTGGTGCGGGGCCGCCGTGCCATCGGCACCCCCGCGGTGGGCATGGTCCTGACGATGGTGATCGTCACGGACGAGGAGAACGCCTACGACTCGATCAGGGCCGCCGAGGAGGCCTCGCACGAGCACCCCTCACGCATGCTGGTCGTCATCAAGCGGCACGCCCGCACCCCGCGCGAGCGCACCCGTCCGCGGCTGAACGCCGAGGTACGGGTCGGTTCGGAGACCGGTACGGGCGAGACCGTCGTCCTGCGCACCTACGGCGAGGTGTCCGACCACGCCGACTCGGTGGTGCTGCCGCTGCTGCTGCCGGACGCGCCGGTGGTCGTGTGGTGGCCGGTGAACGCGCCCGAGCACCCCTCGAAGGATCCGCTGGGCGCGCTGGCCCAGCGCAGGATCACCGACCTGTACACGGTCGAGAACCCCTTGGAGGTCCTGTCGGCCCGGGAGCGCACCTACGCGCCCGGCGACACCGACCTGGCCTGGACCCGGCTGACGCCGTGGCGTTCGATGCTGGCCGCCGCCCTGGACCAGGCCCGGCTGACGGTGACGTCGGCGGCCGTGGAGAGCGAGGCCGACAACCCCAGCGCGGAGCTGCTGGCGCGCTGGCTCAAGGCCCGGCTGAACGTTCCGGTCGAACGGGTGGAGACGGCCGGCCCGGTGGTCACGGGGGTACGGCTGGGCACGGTGGACGGCGAGATCGTCATCGACCGTCCGGAGGGCCCGATGGCCACGCTGTCGCTTCCGGGGCAGCCGTCGCGGCGGCTCGCCCTGAAGGTCCGCCCCCTGTCCGAGCTGATCGCCGAGGAGCTCCGGCGGCTCGACGCGGACGAGATGTACGCCGTCGCCCTGCGCGGCGAGACCGCGGAGGAGGCCACCGTCCCTGCCTGA
- the zwf gene encoding glucose-6-phosphate dehydrogenase, with amino-acid sequence MTEETTEAPNRETSGDPAGPEWSNPLRDPRDRRLPRIAGPSGLVIFGVTGDLSRKKLMPAVYDLANRGLLPPGFSLVGFARREWEDQDFAEVVHEAVEEHARTPFREEVWQQLVEGMRFVPGDFDDDTAFEQLRTAVDELDSSQGTGCNFAFYLSVPPKFFPKVVQQLKKHGLADAPAGSWRRAVIEKPFGHDLKSAEELNAIVHEVFAPDQVFRIDHYLGKETVQNILALRFANTMFEPIWNRSFVDHVQITMAEDIGIGGRAGYYDGIGAARDVIQNHLLQLMALTAMEQPASFDAASLLTEKLKVLRAVRLPKDLGRHTVRGQYEGAWQGGRRVRGYAEEDGIDASSHTDTYAAIKLGVDNRRWAGVPFYLRTGKRLGRRVTEIAVVFQRAPHSPFDSSATEELGQNAVVIRVQPDEGVTVRFGSKVPGTSMEIRDVSMDFAYGESFTQSSPEAYERLILDVLLGDANLFPRHQEVEESWRILDPVEEYWASHGRPARYVSGSWGPAEADEMLARDGRSWRRP; translated from the coding sequence ATGACCGAGGAGACGACCGAGGCTCCGAACAGGGAGACGTCCGGGGATCCGGCCGGCCCCGAATGGTCCAATCCCCTGCGTGACCCGCGCGACCGTCGTCTCCCGCGCATCGCCGGCCCCTCCGGGCTCGTCATCTTCGGGGTGACCGGCGATCTGTCGCGCAAGAAGCTGATGCCGGCGGTGTACGACCTCGCCAACCGGGGTCTGCTGCCGCCGGGCTTCTCGCTGGTCGGTTTCGCCCGCCGGGAATGGGAGGACCAGGATTTCGCGGAGGTGGTGCACGAGGCGGTCGAGGAGCACGCCCGCACCCCCTTCCGCGAAGAGGTCTGGCAACAACTCGTCGAGGGCATGCGGTTCGTGCCGGGTGACTTCGACGACGACACGGCGTTCGAGCAACTGCGTACGGCTGTGGACGAGTTGGACAGCTCTCAGGGCACAGGCTGCAATTTCGCGTTCTACCTCTCGGTACCGCCGAAGTTCTTCCCGAAGGTGGTCCAGCAGCTGAAGAAGCACGGGCTGGCCGACGCACCCGCCGGTTCCTGGCGGCGCGCGGTGATCGAGAAGCCGTTCGGCCACGACCTGAAGTCGGCCGAGGAGCTCAACGCGATCGTCCACGAGGTGTTCGCCCCGGACCAGGTCTTCCGCATCGACCACTACCTGGGCAAGGAGACCGTCCAGAACATCCTGGCGCTGCGTTTCGCGAACACGATGTTCGAGCCGATCTGGAACCGGTCCTTCGTCGACCACGTGCAGATCACCATGGCCGAGGACATCGGCATCGGCGGCCGGGCCGGCTACTACGACGGCATCGGCGCCGCCCGCGACGTCATCCAGAACCATCTGCTCCAGCTCATGGCGCTCACCGCCATGGAGCAGCCGGCCTCCTTCGACGCGGCGTCGCTGCTCACCGAGAAGCTGAAGGTGCTCCGGGCCGTGCGGCTGCCGAAGGACCTGGGCCGGCACACCGTGCGCGGGCAGTACGAGGGCGCCTGGCAGGGCGGCAGGCGGGTGCGGGGCTACGCGGAGGAGGACGGCATCGACGCCTCCTCGCACACCGACACGTATGCCGCGATCAAGCTGGGCGTGGACAACCGCCGCTGGGCGGGCGTCCCCTTCTACCTGCGCACCGGCAAGCGGCTGGGCCGCCGGGTCACCGAGATCGCGGTGGTGTTCCAGCGGGCACCGCACTCCCCCTTCGACTCCTCGGCCACCGAGGAGCTCGGGCAGAACGCCGTCGTGATCCGCGTCCAGCCGGACGAGGGTGTCACGGTGCGGTTCGGCTCCAAGGTGCCGGGCACCTCGATGGAGATCCGGGACGTGTCGATGGACTTCGCCTACGGCGAGTCGTTCACCCAGTCCAGCCCGGAGGCGTACGAGCGGCTCATCCTCGACGTCCTGCTCGGGGACGCCAATCTGTTCCCCCGGCATCAGGAAGTGGAAGAGTCCTGGAGGATCCTCGACCCGGTCGAGGAGTACTGGGCATCCCACGGCAGACCGGCCCGGTACGTCTCGGGCAGCTGGGGACCCGCGGAAGCCGACGAGATGCTCGCACGAGACGGACGGAGCTGGCGCAGGCCATGA
- the gnd gene encoding phosphogluconate dehydrogenase (NAD(+)-dependent, decarboxylating) has translation MQIGLVGLGKMGGNMRERIRAAGHTVVGYDTDPDLSDVGHLSDLVDRLDGPRAVWVMVPAGAVTQHVIDQLGSLLKPGDTVVDGGNSRWTDDEKHAKELGARGIGFVDAGVSGGVWGLENGYALMVGGETEHVERLKPIFDALKPDGPYGYVHAGRVGAGHFAKMVHNGIEYAMMQAYAEGWELLEKVDSVDNVREVFRSWQDGTVIRSWLLDLAVGALDDDAHLEKLRGYADDSGEGRWTVEAAIDNAVPLPAITASLFARFSSRQEDSPQMKMVAALRKQFGGHAVTSADRPDPAPPGSPGSPDEV, from the coding sequence ATGCAGATCGGTCTTGTTGGTCTCGGAAAGATGGGCGGCAACATGCGCGAGCGCATCCGTGCCGCCGGGCACACCGTCGTCGGCTACGACACCGATCCCGACCTCTCCGACGTCGGCCATCTGTCCGACCTCGTCGACCGGCTCGACGGGCCGCGCGCGGTCTGGGTGATGGTCCCGGCCGGTGCCGTCACCCAGCACGTCATCGACCAGCTGGGGAGCCTGCTCAAGCCGGGTGACACCGTCGTCGACGGCGGCAACTCCCGCTGGACGGACGACGAGAAGCACGCCAAGGAACTGGGCGCCCGGGGCATCGGCTTCGTCGACGCGGGTGTCTCGGGCGGTGTGTGGGGGCTGGAGAACGGCTACGCCCTCATGGTCGGTGGCGAGACGGAGCACGTGGAGCGCCTGAAGCCGATCTTCGACGCGCTCAAGCCGGACGGCCCGTACGGCTACGTCCACGCGGGCAGGGTCGGTGCCGGGCACTTCGCGAAGATGGTCCACAACGGCATCGAGTACGCGATGATGCAGGCCTATGCCGAGGGCTGGGAGCTGCTGGAGAAGGTCGACTCGGTGGACAACGTCCGCGAGGTTTTCCGCTCCTGGCAGGACGGCACGGTCATTCGTTCCTGGCTGCTCGACCTCGCGGTCGGCGCCCTCGACGATGACGCCCATCTGGAGAAGCTGCGCGGTTACGCCGACGACTCGGGCGAGGGCCGCTGGACCGTGGAGGCGGCCATCGACAACGCGGTGCCGCTTCCGGCGATCACGGCCTCCCTGTTCGCCCGGTTCTCCTCCCGGCAGGAGGACTCGCCGCAGATGAAGATGGTCGCGGCGCTGCGCAAGCAGTTCGGCGGGCACGCGGTCACGTCCGCGGACCGGCCCGACCCGGCACCCCCGGGAAGCCCGGGAAGCCCGGACGAGGTGTAG
- a CDS encoding TIGR03618 family F420-dependent PPOX class oxidoreductase — MTQDTQRALLELIGDEGGGVLVTLKQDGRPQLSNVNHAYYPDARLIRVSITDDRAKTRNLRRDPRASYHVTTSDRWAYTVAEGTAELSPVAADPHDGTVEELIRLYRDVNGEHPDWDDYRAAMVRDRRLVLRLRVERAYGIPRRGASQA; from the coding sequence ATGACACAGGACACACAGCGGGCCCTGCTGGAGCTGATCGGCGACGAGGGCGGCGGGGTGCTCGTCACCCTGAAGCAGGACGGACGGCCCCAGCTGTCGAACGTCAATCACGCCTACTACCCCGACGCACGCTTGATCCGCGTCTCGATCACGGACGACCGCGCCAAGACCCGCAACCTGCGGCGGGACCCTCGAGCCTCCTACCACGTGACGACCTCCGACCGGTGGGCGTACACGGTCGCCGAGGGCACCGCCGAACTGTCGCCCGTCGCCGCCGACCCGCACGACGGGACGGTGGAGGAACTCATCCGGCTCTATCGCGACGTCAACGGCGAACACCCCGACTGGGACGACTACCGCGCCGCCATGGTCCGCGACCGCCGTCTCGTGCTGCGGCTGCGGGTGGAGCGGGCGTACGGGATTCCGCGGCGCGGCGCGTCACAGGCGTAG